Proteins from a single region of Runella sp. SP2:
- a CDS encoding O-methyltransferase: protein MEFLSEAIEGYSQAHTSPESTLLALLNRETHAKVLQPRMLSGHVQGRLLALFSTMMRPRRVLEIGTYTGYSALCLAEGLTEDGLLTTIDVNEELEGFTRSFFDKSPYKNKIDYRIANAVELIPTLPDTFDLVFIDADKLNYALYYDLVIDKVRPGGVIIADNVLWSGKVVQTDKKIDKDTQNLLDFNQKVHNDPRVSNLLLPIRDGLMIAYKN, encoded by the coding sequence ATGGAGTTTTTGTCAGAGGCCATAGAGGGATATTCGCAGGCGCATACCTCGCCCGAAAGTACGTTGTTGGCTCTTCTCAATCGAGAAACGCACGCGAAAGTTCTACAACCTCGTATGTTGTCGGGGCATGTGCAAGGCCGTTTGCTGGCACTTTTTTCTACGATGATGCGCCCGCGCAGGGTTCTCGAAATAGGTACCTACACAGGGTATTCAGCCTTGTGTTTGGCGGAAGGATTAACCGAAGATGGGCTTCTGACAACCATTGATGTCAATGAAGAGTTAGAGGGTTTTACGAGGTCGTTTTTTGACAAATCTCCGTATAAAAACAAGATTGATTACCGAATTGCCAATGCCGTAGAATTGATTCCTACCTTGCCCGATACGTTTGATTTGGTGTTTATTGACGCCGACAAACTCAACTACGCGCTCTATTACGATTTGGTCATTGACAAAGTGCGCCCAGGCGGCGTTATTATTGCCGATAATGTGCTTTGGAGCGGAAAAGTTGTACAAACAGACAAAAAAATAGATAAGGATACGCAGAACCTTTTAGACTTTAATCAAAAAGTACACAACGACCCACGGGTAAGCAACCTACTTTTGCCTATCCGCGACGGCTTGATGATTGCATATAAAAATTAG
- a CDS encoding pitrilysin family protein: protein MEEYRLHTLPNGIRVVHKQVPHTQIAHWGIMLDIGSRDEQPHQQGLAHFWEHMAFKGTQKRKSYHIINRLETVGGELNAYTTKEKVCFHASLLASHSDKAIELLSDITFHSVFPEKQIEKERGVILEEMAMYHDSPEDAIQDDFDELVFQNHQLGKNILGTAESVRSFGRHDLQTFIADNLDTERIVVSLVSNLPFNKAVKQAEKYLYDIPHSTSQRIRTSPNIYVPQTLRVQRGMTQTQVAMGRPAYALMDEKRLPFFMLINLLGGPGMNSRFNMTLREKYGLVYSIEATYAPFLDTGFLGVFFGTEPKNLDRAMQLVHRELRQVREKALTPVQLRNLKEQLMGQLAMSEEGNQSFMLMMAKSILDTGKIDSLEEIFREIEAVTASQLQDIAQEMLDESQWSSLCFVPEEDSK, encoded by the coding sequence ATGGAAGAATACCGCTTACACACCTTGCCTAATGGCATCCGTGTTGTACACAAACAAGTACCACATACCCAAATCGCTCACTGGGGAATTATGCTCGACATTGGTAGTCGGGATGAGCAACCACACCAGCAGGGCCTCGCACACTTTTGGGAGCACATGGCTTTCAAAGGAACTCAAAAACGTAAATCGTACCACATCATCAATCGCCTCGAAACCGTAGGAGGGGAGTTGAATGCCTATACGACGAAAGAAAAGGTATGTTTTCACGCGTCATTGTTGGCATCACACAGCGATAAAGCGATTGAATTGTTGTCTGACATCACGTTCCACTCGGTTTTTCCCGAAAAACAAATTGAGAAAGAGCGAGGGGTAATTTTGGAAGAAATGGCCATGTACCACGACTCGCCAGAAGATGCCATCCAAGATGATTTTGACGAATTGGTGTTTCAAAACCATCAATTGGGCAAAAATATCCTCGGCACGGCCGAAAGCGTTCGCTCGTTTGGTCGTCACGATTTACAGACTTTTATTGCCGATAATCTGGATACCGAACGCATCGTGGTGTCTTTGGTGAGTAATTTGCCCTTCAATAAAGCGGTAAAGCAAGCTGAAAAATACCTCTACGATATTCCTCATTCAACCAGCCAACGGATTCGTACGTCGCCGAATATTTATGTGCCGCAAACTTTGCGAGTACAACGTGGCATGACCCAGACCCAAGTGGCGATGGGGCGTCCAGCTTATGCCTTGATGGATGAAAAACGTTTGCCGTTTTTTATGCTGATTAACTTGCTCGGTGGGCCTGGTATGAACTCCCGTTTTAACATGACGCTTCGGGAGAAATACGGCTTGGTCTATTCAATTGAAGCTACTTATGCACCTTTTTTGGATACAGGCTTTTTGGGCGTGTTTTTTGGGACAGAACCCAAAAATCTCGACCGTGCCATGCAATTGGTACATCGAGAGCTGCGCCAGGTGCGCGAAAAAGCACTTACGCCTGTCCAGCTTCGTAATCTAAAAGAGCAACTTATGGGGCAATTGGCGATGTCGGAGGAAGGTAATCAAAGCTTTATGCTGATGATGGCCAAGAGCATTTTGGATACGGGGAAAATAGATTCGTTGGAAGAAATTTTTCGGGAGATTGAAGCCGTAACTGCCTCACAACTCCAAGATATTGCCCAAGAAATGCTCGACGAAAGCCAATGGAGTAGCTTGTGTTTTGTGCCTGAGGAGGATTCTAAGTAG
- a CDS encoding RNA methyltransferase, which translates to MAFQKLSMDELNRLSVEEFKAAAKHSFVFILDDIRSLNNVGSVFRTADAFKASKVYLCGLTGTPPHRDITKTALGADESVEWEHVEEVLSLIARLKSEGYVIVAIEQAEGSTLLQEFKPVANQSYAFILGNEVFGVNEDVVNQSDICLEIPQFGTKHSLNVSVTAGIVAWDYVSKSLATNV; encoded by the coding sequence ATGGCATTTCAAAAACTTTCTATGGACGAACTCAACCGCCTGTCGGTCGAAGAGTTCAAGGCCGCCGCCAAACATTCCTTTGTATTTATCCTCGACGATATTCGTAGCCTCAACAACGTGGGTTCGGTTTTTCGCACGGCCGATGCCTTCAAGGCATCCAAAGTCTATTTGTGTGGACTAACAGGCACCCCTCCTCACCGCGACATTACCAAAACTGCCCTCGGCGCCGACGAATCGGTGGAATGGGAGCACGTGGAAGAAGTGCTTTCACTCATCGCCCGCCTCAAATCGGAAGGCTACGTAATTGTCGCCATCGAACAAGCCGAAGGGAGTACGCTTTTACAAGAGTTTAAACCCGTAGCTAACCAGTCATACGCGTTTATTTTGGGAAATGAAGTTTTTGGAGTCAACGAAGACGTTGTGAATCAAAGCGATATTTGTTTAGAAATCCCTCAATTTGGGACTAAACACTCGCTCAACGTATCTGTCACAGCTGGGATTGTGGCGTGGGATTATGTGTCTAAATCATTGGCTACAAATGTTTAA
- a CDS encoding histone H1/H5 family protein, HCT subfamily has protein sequence MKSDKKKAVTDIAQKISAALTTENVSKKIAKAIEKASEKLAKKLLKISKEAKKAQEAAEKEAAKKAKKAAEKEAKKAKKETKKKKEPKVVTPKVEESVKAVTPEVAPAAPKAPKPAAAKPAAPAKRPAPKRAPAASKPKESDTLAES, from the coding sequence ATGAAATCAGACAAGAAAAAAGCAGTGACCGATATTGCGCAGAAAATATCAGCTGCCCTTACCACCGAAAATGTTTCTAAAAAAATAGCCAAGGCGATTGAAAAAGCCTCTGAGAAATTGGCTAAAAAGCTCCTAAAAATCAGCAAAGAAGCAAAAAAAGCCCAAGAAGCTGCCGAAAAAGAAGCGGCAAAAAAAGCGAAGAAAGCTGCCGAAAAGGAAGCAAAAAAGGCTAAAAAAGAGACAAAGAAGAAAAAAGAACCAAAAGTAGTGACGCCCAAAGTGGAGGAGTCTGTAAAAGCCGTCACTCCTGAAGTGGCACCTGCTGCTCCCAAAGCACCAAAACCTGCGGCTGCTAAACCTGCGGCTCCTGCCAAACGCCCCGCTCCGAAGAGAGCCCCTGCTGCTTCGAAGCCAAAAGAATCGGATACGCTAGCCGAAAGCTAG
- a CDS encoding 4Fe-4S binding protein, with translation MKTYFEHINDGIRTTLGGLKLTFRHLWQARNRRSNHNVGTSGYFNEQEGMVTLQYPLEVMPIPDNGRYRLHNEMDDCIVCDKCAKVCPVDCIDIEPIKATGEVGKASDGSPIRLYAAKFDIDMAKCCYCGLCTTVCPTECLTMTKTFDYSEFDVRDMNYHYSNLSPEEADEKKALYEQFMREKEELKKQKANPVSTVDSPQTTEETPAARPKPAFAPKKPISSPQSTVDSPPPTEEKSNSQSTVDSQQPTEEKPAARPKPVFAPKKPISSSEPTVDSQQTTEEKPAARPKPVFAPKKPISSPQSIVDSQQTTEEKPAARPKPVFVPKKPISSPQSTVGSPQTTEEKPAARPKPVFAPKKLISSPQSMVDSPQTTEEKSNSQSIVENPQTTEEKPAARPKPVFVPKKLISSSEPTVDSQQTKEEKPAARPKPVFVPKKPISSPESTVDSPPTTEEKSNSESTVDSPPTMEEKPAARPKPVFVPKKLISSPQSTVDSPPTTEEKSNSQSTVDSPQPTEEKSDATAPIGGTGARPKPVFVPKKPKQE, from the coding sequence TTGAAAACATATTTTGAACATATCAACGACGGTATTCGTACGACTCTGGGAGGGTTAAAGCTCACCTTTAGGCACCTGTGGCAAGCGCGAAATCGTCGAAGCAACCACAATGTTGGTACAAGTGGTTATTTTAATGAACAGGAAGGAATGGTGACGTTGCAGTACCCACTTGAGGTGATGCCTATTCCCGATAATGGCCGCTATCGCTTACACAATGAAATGGATGATTGCATTGTTTGTGATAAATGTGCCAAGGTTTGTCCCGTCGATTGTATTGATATTGAGCCAATTAAAGCAACGGGAGAAGTCGGAAAAGCATCTGATGGCTCACCCATTCGCTTGTACGCGGCCAAGTTTGACATTGACATGGCCAAATGCTGCTATTGTGGCCTGTGCACGACAGTTTGCCCCACGGAGTGTTTGACCATGACCAAAACCTTCGATTATAGCGAGTTTGATGTGCGAGACATGAATTATCATTACTCAAATCTCTCGCCCGAGGAAGCTGACGAAAAGAAAGCTTTGTATGAGCAATTCATGCGGGAGAAGGAAGAGTTGAAAAAGCAAAAGGCAAATCCTGTGTCCACGGTCGATAGTCCACAGACGACGGAAGAAACCCCCGCTGCTCGTCCCAAACCTGCTTTTGCACCTAAAAAGCCAATTTCAAGTCCACAGTCCACGGTCGATAGTCCACCGCCGACGGAAGAAAAATCTAATTCACAGTCCACAGTCGATAGTCAACAGCCGACGGAAGAAAAGCCTGCTGCTCGCCCGAAACCAGTTTTTGCACCGAAGAAGCCAATTTCAAGTTCAGAGCCCACTGTCGATAGTCAACAGACGACGGAAGAAAAGCCTGCTGCTCGCCCGAAACCAGTTTTTGCACCTAAAAAGCCAATATCAAGTCCACAGTCCATAGTCGATAGTCAACAGACGACGGAAGAAAAGCCTGCTGCTCGCCCGAAACCTGTTTTTGTGCCGAAGAAGCCAATTTCAAGTCCACAGTCCACGGTCGGTAGTCCACAGACGACGGAAGAAAAGCCTGCTGCTCGCCCGAAACCAGTTTTTGCGCCGAAGAAGCTAATTTCAAGTCCACAGTCCATGGTCGATAGTCCGCAGACGACGGAAGAAAAATCTAATTCACAGTCCATAGTCGAAAATCCGCAGACGACGGAAGAAAAGCCTGCTGCTCGCCCGAAACCAGTTTTTGTGCCGAAGAAGCTAATTTCAAGTTCAGAGCCCACGGTCGATAGTCAACAGACGAAGGAAGAAAAGCCTGCTGCTCGCCCGAAACCTGTTTTTGTGCCGAAGAAGCCAATTTCAAGTCCAGAGTCCACGGTCGATAGTCCACCGACGACGGAAGAAAAATCTAATTCAGAGTCCACAGTCGATAGTCCACCGACGATGGAAGAAAAGCCTGCTGCTCGCCCGAAACCAGTTTTTGTGCCGAAGAAGCTAATTTCAAGTCCACAGTCCACGGTCGATAGTCCACCGACGACGGAAGAAAAATCTAATTCACAGTCCACAGTCGATAGTCCACAGCCGACGGAGGAAAAATCTGACGCAACAGCCCCCATTGGGGGAACGGGGGCAAGACCTAAGCCTGTTTTTGTGCCAAAGAAGCCAAAACAAGAATAA
- a CDS encoding 1-phosphofructokinase family hexose kinase has protein sequence MKIVTLTVNPAVDKSTHIDRLIPEQKLRCDTPRFDAGGGGINVSKAIKRLGGKSTAIFTTGGPSGQVLRDLVSQEGIDCEVIQTEQWTRENFIVAETSTNAQYRFGMPGTALSEAETEAVLETLRQSKAEYIVASGSLPPQMDVNFYEKVAAISKEIGARLVLDTSGEPLRAACDEGVFLLKPNIGELEALVGAKDLQIDDVDDAARMLIGDGKCEVVIVSMGPKGAILVTKDLCEHVPAPPVQKRSTVGAGDSMVAGMTWALTQGLTYSEMIRWGVACGSAATMNEGTQLFLRADVERLMDWLKRFGKS, from the coding sequence ATGAAAATAGTCACCCTAACCGTCAACCCTGCGGTAGATAAAAGCACCCACATCGACCGACTGATTCCAGAACAAAAACTGCGTTGTGACACGCCACGTTTTGATGCGGGAGGGGGAGGTATTAACGTTTCCAAAGCGATTAAGCGATTGGGAGGAAAAAGTACCGCTATTTTTACGACGGGTGGTCCTTCAGGACAAGTTCTCCGCGATTTAGTATCTCAAGAAGGGATTGATTGTGAGGTGATTCAGACCGAACAATGGACGCGGGAGAATTTTATTGTTGCCGAAACTTCCACCAACGCTCAATATCGTTTCGGGATGCCTGGAACTGCTTTGAGTGAGGCTGAAACTGAGGCGGTTTTGGAAACATTACGGCAATCAAAAGCTGAGTACATCGTAGCAAGTGGAAGCTTGCCTCCACAAATGGACGTCAATTTTTACGAAAAAGTAGCGGCTATCAGCAAAGAAATAGGAGCAAGGCTGGTGTTAGATACTTCGGGAGAACCCCTTCGGGCTGCTTGTGACGAAGGTGTATTTTTGTTGAAACCCAACATCGGAGAACTGGAAGCGTTGGTCGGTGCGAAAGATTTGCAAATCGACGACGTGGATGATGCCGCTCGAATGCTCATTGGGGACGGAAAATGTGAAGTTGTGATTGTATCAATGGGGCCTAAAGGAGCTATTTTGGTGACGAAAGACCTGTGTGAGCACGTACCCGCTCCACCCGTTCAGAAACGCAGTACGGTAGGTGCGGGCGATAGCATGGTAGCAGGAATGACGTGGGCACTGACCCAAGGACTGACTTACTCCGAAATGATTCGCTGGGGGGTGGCTTGCGGTTCGGCTGCGACCATGAACGAAGGAACGCAACTTTTTCTCCGCGCTGATGTTGAAAGGTTAATGGATTGGTTGAAACGATTTGGGAAAAGTTAA
- the yihA gene encoding ribosome biogenesis GTP-binding protein YihA/YsxC — protein MKIKTAVFVKSSSQHEQCPKPDRPEYAFIGRSNVGKSSLINALTNHGNLAKISGKPGKTQVINHFMINDAWYLVDLPGYGYAQVSQTERQKWSIMIDDYLFNRESLTCTFVLIDSRIEPQKIDLEFMQKLGEKGVPFCLVFTKADKLTANQLQTRLENYKKTLLETWVELPLIFVTSSEKRVGQQDILAQIEEWNKASK, from the coding sequence ATGAAAATCAAAACCGCTGTTTTTGTCAAAAGCTCTTCGCAGCATGAGCAATGCCCTAAGCCCGACCGTCCCGAATACGCGTTTATCGGTCGGTCGAATGTGGGTAAATCGTCGCTTATCAATGCGCTTACCAACCACGGAAACCTTGCTAAAATCTCAGGTAAGCCAGGTAAAACGCAGGTAATCAATCACTTTATGATAAACGATGCTTGGTATTTGGTCGATTTGCCTGGCTACGGATATGCCCAAGTATCGCAAACCGAACGCCAAAAGTGGTCGATTATGATAGACGATTATCTATTCAACCGTGAAAGCCTTACGTGTACTTTTGTGCTTATTGATTCCCGCATCGAGCCCCAAAAAATAGACCTTGAGTTTATGCAAAAGCTGGGAGAAAAAGGCGTGCCGTTCTGTTTGGTGTTTACAAAAGCAGATAAACTGACTGCGAACCAGTTGCAAACTCGACTTGAAAACTATAAAAAGACCCTCTTAGAAACGTGGGTAGAGTTGCCGCTTATTTTTGTTACTTCGTCGGAAAAACGAGTGGGGCAACAAGATATTTTGGCTCAAATTGAGGAGTGGAATAAGGCGTCCAAATAA
- a CDS encoding VOC family protein — MLSLQNIHHVAIICSDYERSKHFYTQLLGLRVVAEVYRAERDSYKLDLAINDHYQIELFSFPNPPARVSRPEAAGLRHLAFSVADVSQAHGYLTEKGVECEAIRVDEFTHKRFFFIADPDGLPIEFYEN, encoded by the coding sequence ATGCTTTCACTTCAAAACATTCACCACGTAGCCATTATTTGTTCCGATTATGAGCGTTCAAAGCATTTTTATACACAATTGTTGGGTTTAAGGGTAGTCGCGGAAGTGTATCGTGCCGAACGCGATTCGTACAAACTTGATTTGGCTATCAATGACCATTATCAAATCGAGTTGTTTTCGTTTCCGAATCCTCCTGCGCGGGTTTCTCGCCCCGAAGCCGCTGGACTGCGGCATTTGGCTTTTAGTGTGGCAGATGTCTCGCAAGCGCACGGCTATTTGACCGAAAAAGGTGTTGAATGTGAAGCGATTCGGGTGGATGAATTTACCCACAAACGTTTTTTCTTTATCGCCGATCCCGACGGTCTTCCGATTGAGTTTTACGAAAACTAA
- a CDS encoding phosphotransferase: MPHLPVYDTRLQAAPLAEYLQTLYPFLDIVEARILKTGINHTYLLRTATDSYIFRLYFYQWRTRLEIEEEVRLLLHLKASEVPVSYPIANKNGVYIQEIEAHEGLRFGVLFSFAEGEKVRFFSSEHSYTIGQAMARFHKATQSFDLQRITYNSEILLKQSLGRIRTFFSPDSETMKYIERIVPLLTEVLDSTDTASIRAGVVHLDIWFDNLNIAPDGKARFFDFDFSGNGWQCLDLAYFNIQLFNTEPDTHRYEEKLARFWAGYEAIQSVSDEEKALIPPLAVCIWLFYLGTQCQRYDDWCNLFISEDYLKRFIGMAQRWSDKHGLFGEG, translated from the coding sequence ATGCCCCATTTACCCGTTTACGACACTCGTCTGCAAGCCGCACCATTGGCCGAATACCTTCAAACACTGTATCCATTTTTAGACATAGTCGAAGCACGAATTCTCAAAACGGGTATTAATCATACGTACTTACTTCGCACAGCGACTGATTCGTACATTTTTCGGTTGTACTTTTATCAATGGCGCACTCGATTAGAAATCGAAGAAGAGGTTCGACTACTACTTCACTTAAAAGCATCAGAAGTACCTGTTTCCTACCCGATTGCCAACAAAAATGGGGTATATATCCAAGAAATAGAAGCACACGAAGGCTTACGTTTCGGCGTCCTTTTTTCATTTGCAGAAGGTGAGAAGGTTCGTTTTTTTAGCTCCGAACACAGCTACACCATCGGACAAGCGATGGCACGTTTTCACAAAGCAACTCAGAGCTTTGATTTACAACGCATTACATACAATTCTGAGATTTTACTCAAACAGTCATTGGGACGAATCCGAACGTTTTTTTCTCCCGATTCGGAAACCATGAAATACATTGAACGAATTGTTCCTTTGCTAACCGAAGTATTGGATTCAACCGACACAGCTTCGATTCGTGCGGGGGTCGTTCACCTCGACATTTGGTTTGACAACTTGAACATTGCTCCCGACGGAAAAGCGAGGTTCTTTGATTTTGATTTTTCGGGAAATGGCTGGCAATGCCTCGACTTAGCCTATTTCAACATTCAACTGTTTAATACCGAACCTGACACCCATCGCTACGAAGAAAAATTAGCTCGTTTTTGGGCGGGTTATGAAGCGATACAATCTGTATCTGACGAAGAAAAAGCGCTGATTCCTCCGCTTGCCGTGTGCATTTGGTTGTTTTACTTAGGTACCCAATGTCAACGCTACGACGACTGGTGCAACCTTTTTATCAGCGAAGATTACCTAAAACGCTTTATCGGCATGGCGCAGCGTTGGAGTGACAAGCATGGTTTGTTTGGAGAAGGGTAA